A stretch of Tachyglossus aculeatus isolate mTacAcu1 chromosome 3, mTacAcu1.pri, whole genome shotgun sequence DNA encodes these proteins:
- the LOC119925582 gene encoding dynamin-binding protein isoform X3: MTLLSSSQSSSPESTSVSASTENPEQRMLEKRAKVVEELLQTERDYVRDLEMCVERIMVPLQRQTQVQNIDFEGLFGNIQMVINASKQLLVALEAADAVGPVFLEHRDELEGVYKVYCQNHDEAIALLEVYEKDEKIQKPLLDSLETLKSLYSEWGCTNYINLGSFLIKPVQRVMRYPLLLMELLNSTPESHPDKVPLTAAVLAVKEINVNINEYKRRKDLVLKYRKGDEDSLMEKISKLNIHSIIKKSNRVSSHLKHLTGFAPQIRDEAFEETEKNFRMQERLIKSFIRDLSLYLQHIRESACVKVLAAISMWDLCVEKGNGDLEQFEKVHRLISDQLFTDFKERTERLVISPLSQLLSMFTGPHKLVQKRFDKLLDFHNCTERAEKLKDKRTLEELQSARNNYEALNAQLLDELPKFRHYARGLFTSCIRGYAAAHCDFVRRALEDLRPLLSLLKAAGREGNLIAVFQEEHSRVLQQLQMFTFFPESLPAAKRPFERKTVERQSARKPLLGLPSHMLQSDELRANLLARYPPEKLFQVDRNFNAAQDLDVSLLEGDLVGVIKKKDPMGSQNRWMIDNGVTKGFVYSSFLKPYNPRRSHSDVSVGSHSSTESEPSNSSSSPKFSRQNSSSTLTFLPSNLAVTFTSGSLQKSPQDSSSAQGSVQGELCASSNSALPEGSPSKCPTDADSPSRPGSCRSVDPAGGDADPQTPALRGHRRYCPSEPAGHPGPRRSGPAGDPSRGCSKRPPSLEDPDEKLELGEALGNQVYFAVYTFKARGPNELSVSANQRLKILAFRDVTGNREWWLAEVDGRRGYVPSNYIRKTEYT, translated from the exons atgaccctcctctcctcctctcagtcttcatccccggagTCTACTTCCGTCTCGGCATCCACTGAGAACCCAGAGCAGAGGATGCTGGAGAAGAGGGCCAAGGTGGTTGAAGAGCTCCTCCAGACGGAGAGGGACTATGTGAGGGACCTAGAGATGTGTGTGGAAAGGATCATGGTCCCCCTGCAGCGGCAGACCCAG GTGCAGAACATAGATTTTGAAGGGCTTTTTGGAAATATCCAGATGGTGATTAATGCCTCAAAGCAATTGCTGGTTGCCCTGGAGGCTGCAGATGCCGTAG GGCCCGTGTTCCTGGAGCATCGAGATGAGCTTGAGGGGGTGTACAAAGTGTACTGCCAAAACCACGATGAGGCCATTGCCCTGCTGGAGGTCTATGAGAAGGATGAGAAGATCCAGAAGCCCTTGCTGGATTCCTTGGAAACCCTCAA GAGCCTGTACAGCGAGTG ggGCTGCACAAATTACATTAACCTGGGCTCCTTCCTCATCAAACCGGTGCAGAGGGTTATGCGGTACCCTCTGCTCTTAATGGAGCTGCTCAACTCCACCCCCGAGTCCCATCCTGACAAAGTGCCTCTGACGGCTGCTGTCCTGGCCGTCAAGGAGATCAACGTTAACATCAACGAGTATAAACGGCGCAAGGACCTCG TCCTCAAATACCGCAAGGGGGATGAGGACAGCCTGATGGAGAAAATTTCCAAGCTCAACATTCACTCCATCATCAAGAAATCCAATCGAGTAAGCAGTCACCTGAAGCACCTCACTGGCTTTGCTCCTCAG ATCCGAGATGAAGcatttgaggaaacagagaagaatTTCCGGATGCAAGAAAGACTGATTAAATCCTTTATCCGAGACCTGTCTCTGTACCTCCAGCACATCCGG gaATCGGCCTGTGTGAAAGTGTTGGCTGCCATAAGCATGTGGGACCTGTGTgtggagaagggaaatggggaccTGGAGCAGTTTGAGAAAGTGCATCGCCTCATCAGTGACCAGCTCTTCACTGATTTT aaAGAGAGGACGGAGCGCCTGGTCATCTCTCCCCTGAGCCAGCTGCTGAGCATGTTCACGGGGCCCCACAAGCTGGTGCAGAAGCGTTTCGACAAGCTGCTGGACTTTCACAACTGCACCGAGCGGGCCGAGAAGCTGAAGGACAAGCGGACCCTGGAGGAGCTGCAGTCGGCGCGGAACAACTACGAGGCCCTGAATGCCCAGCTgctggatgagctccccaagttCCGGCACTACGCCCGGGGCCTCTTCACCAGCTGCATCCGGGGCTACGCCGCGGCCCACTGCGACTTCGTGCGCCGCGCCCTGGAGGACCTGCGGCCCCTGCTCTCG CTGCTGAAGGCCGCTGGCCGAGAGGGGAACCTTATCGCCGTCTTCCAGGAGGAGCACAGCCGAGTCCTCCAGCAGCTCCAGATGTTCACCTTCTTCCCCGAGAGTTTGCCGGCCGCCAAAAGGCCCTTCGAGAGGAAGACGGTGGAGCGCCAATCTGCCCGGAAACCCCTCCTGGGCCTG CCCAGCCACATGTTACAGTCGGATGAGCTCCGGGCCAACCTTTTGGCAAGATACCCGCCTGAGAAACTCTTCCAGGTCGACCGTAACTTCAATGCTGCTCAAGACCTGGACGTCTCTCTCCTGGAAGGAGACCTGGTGGGCGTGATCAAAAAGAAGGATCCCATGGGCAGCCAGAATCGCTGGATGATTGACAACGGAG TTACCAAAGGGTTTGTGTACAGCTCCTTCCTGAAGCCCTACAACCCTCGCCGGAGTCACTCGGATGTCTCGGTCGGCAGCCACTCCTCCACCGAGTCAGAGCCCAgcaactcctcctcctcgccgAAATTCTCCCGGCAAAATAGCAGCAGCACCTTGACCTTCCTCCCCAGCAACCTGGCTGTCACCTTCACCTCAGGCTCCCTCCAGAAGTCGCCTCAAGATTCCTCCTCCGCCCAGGGATCCGTCCAAGGAGAGCTCTGTGCTTCCTCGAACTCAGCTCTTCCCGAGGGGAGCCCCTCCAAATGTCCCACAGACGCGGATtccccctcccggcccgggtcgtGCCGCTCCGTGGATCCGGCCGGGGGAGACGCCGACCCACAGACTCCTGCCCTGCGGGGCCACCGCCGGTACTGCCCCTCCGAACCAGCTGGTCACCCGGGCCCCCGGAGGAGTGGGCCGGCCGGAGACCCCTCCAGGGGCTGTTCTAAGAGGCCTCCCTCTTTGGAAGACCCAGACGAGAAGCTGGAGCTTGGAGAGGCACTGGGCAACCAG GTCTATTTTGCCGTGTACACCTTCAAGGCTCGGGGCCCAAATGAGCTGAGCGTGTCAGCCAATCAGAGACTCAAAATCCTAGCATTCAGAGACGTCACAGGAAACCGAGAGTGGTGGCTGGCTGAAGTGGATGGGCGGAGAGGCTACGTCCCGTCCAATTACATCCGCAAGACTGAATACACGTGA